A stretch of the Malus sylvestris chromosome 10, drMalSylv7.2, whole genome shotgun sequence genome encodes the following:
- the LOC126584637 gene encoding G-type lectin S-receptor-like serine/threonine-protein kinase At4g27290 isoform X2, with translation MTAVFSAADDATSTFQSIADGETIVSDGGTFELGFFSPGALKNRYVGIWYKKISVTTIVWVANRDTPLTDSSGVLKVTNPGLLVLLSHNMSTVWSSNTSRTAQNPVARLLDSGNLVVIDGSDVDPENYMWQSFDYPGDTFLPGAKLGRNTVTGFNWHFSSWKSPQDPSHGNYTYQLGPKGYAEKFVREGSVIKFRSGPWTGVHFQFSGTPQLNTNPIYTYSLVSEPDEIYYSYKLHNNSILSRVVLTSDGIVRRYTWIDRTKGWLLQLIAQIDNCDNYALCGVYGACNIEKAPVCSCLKGFKPKYPKEWDLVDWSNGCVRNAPLNCSGDVFIQYSGIKLPSTEQSWHNRSMNLKECEMVCTKNCSCTAYTNLDIRDGGSGCLMWYGDLIDIRYFAENGQDIYIRMAASELDHEDDTKINAQYSESNVKKMRIIVTSIVLSTGLLILGLALLYVWKKKCKKDGKLRSNQKEDLELPLFDLSDVVCATSDFSNHNKLGEGGFGSVFKGTLKDGQEIAVKRLSKHSRQGLNEFKNEVTHIAKLQHRNLVKLLGCCIQEDEMMLIYEFMPNKSLDFFIFDQRKSILLDWPKRFDIINGIARGLLYLHQDSRLRVIHRDLKAGNILLDGEFNAKISDFGLARSFGGNETTAKTKKVVGTYGYMSPEYAIDGCYSIKSDVYSFGVMVLEIVNGKRNRGFSHPGHNFNLLGHAWNLYTEGMSIELLDTSVGDSSNQHEVLRLIHVGLLCVQRNPEDRPSMLAAVLMLSGESALPQPQKPGFYSERDLDDNNVDPCANEVTFSANEVSFSLLEAR, from the exons ATGACAG CGGTATTCTCCGCAGCCGATGACGCCACAAGCACATTTCAGTCCATTGCAGATGGTGAGACCATAGTCTCAGATGGTGGCACCTTTGAGCTTGGTTTTTTCAGTCCCGGTGCTTTGAAAAACCGCTACGTTGGGATATGGTACAAGAAGATATCTGTTACAACCATTGTATGGGTTGCCAACAGAGACACACCCCTCACCGATTCATCCGGCGTTCTGAAGGTCACCAACCCCGGACTTCTTGTCCTTCTCAGTCACAATATGAGCACAGTTTGGTCCTCCAACACATCGAGAACTGCACAGAATCCAGTGGCACGTCTTTTGGATTCGGGTAATCTTGTCGTCATAGATGGGAGTGATGTTGACCCTGAGAATTATATGTGGCAAAGTTTTGACTACCCTGGCGATACATTCTTACCAGGTGCAAAGCTTGGTAGGAATACAGTTACAGGCTTCAATTGGCATTTTAGTTCATGGAAAAGTCCTCAGGATCCTTCTCATGGAAATTATACATATCAACTTGGTCCCAAAGGATATGCAGAAAAATTTGTGAGGGAAGGTTCAGTCATAAAATTTCGGTCTGGACCATGGACTGGAGTCCATTTCCAGTTCAGTGGAACGCCTCAGTTAAATACAAACCCCATATACACATACAGTCTTGTTTCTGAGCCTGATGAAATTTACTATAGTTACAAGCTTCACAACAACTCTATCCTTTCGAGGGTGGTGTTAACTTCAGATGGAATTGTGCGGCGCTACACATGGATTGATAGAACCAAAGGTTGGCTGCTTCAACTAATAGCACAAATTGATAACTGTGACAACTATGCATTATGTGGTGTATATGGTGCATGTAACATTGAAAAGGCCCCGGTATGTAGCTGCTTGAAAGGATTTAAACCAAAGTATCCTAAAGAATGGGATTTGGTGGATTGGTCTAATGGCTGTGTGAGAAATGCTCCGCTGAATTGCAGTGGAGACGTGTTCATACAGTACTCGGGGATCAAATTGCCTAGCACAGAACAGTCCTGGCATAACAGAAGCATGAACCTCAAGGAATGTGAGATGGTGTGCACAAAGAACTGCTCCTGCACAGCTTATACAAATTTGGATATCCGGGATGGAGGAAGCGGGTGCTTGATGTGGTACGGTGATCTGATTGACATAAGATACTTTGCTGAAAACGGGCAAGACATTTATATAAGAATGGCCGCTTCAGAACTAG ATCATGAAGACGATACAAAGATCAACGCTCAATACTCTGAATCCAATGTGAAGAAAATGAGGATCATAGTAACCAGTATCGTGTTGTCTACTGGACTGCTGATCCTGGGCCTTGCCCTGCTCTATGTTTGGAAGAAGAAGTGTAAAAAAGATG GAAAACTGAGGTCCAACcaaaaggaagacctagagttACCATTATTTGACTTAAGTGATGTCGTTTGTGCTactagtgatttttcaaaccacaATAAGCTTGGAGAAGGTGGTTTCGGATCTGTCTTTAAG GGTACATTGAAAGATGGACAAGAAATAGCTGTGAAAAGGCTCTCCAAACATTCGAGACAAGGACTCAATGAGTTCAAGAATGAGGTTACACATATTGCCAAACTTCAGCACCGGAATCTAGTGAAGCTTCTAGGATGCTGCATTCAAGAAGACGAGATGATGCTGATCTACGAGTTCATGCCTAATAAAAGCTTAGACTTCTTTATTTTCG ATCAAAGAAAAAGCATCTTACTAGATTGGCCTAAGCGTTTTGACATTATTAATGGGATTGCTCGGGGGCTCctctatcttcatcaagattctAGATTGAGAGTAATTCATCGAGATCTCAAAGCCGGTAACATTCTATTGGATGGTGAGTTTAATGCAAAAATTTCAGACTTTGGCCTGGCAAGAAGTTTTGGAGGAAATGAAACTACGGCTAAGACGAAGAAAGTGGTTGGAACATA TGGTTACATGTCCCCAGAATACGCCATCGATGGGTGCTACTCGATAAAATCCGACGTCTATAGCTTTGGTGTTATGGTGCTCGAGATAGTGAATGGGAAGAGGAACAGAGGATTTTCTCATCCAGGCCACAACTTCAACCTGCTAGGACAT GCATGGAATTTATACACAGAAGGCATGTCTATTGAACTGCTTGATACATCAGTAGGAGACTCTAGTAATCAACATGAAGTTCTGCGATTAATCCATGTGGGTCTTTTATGTGTGCAACGAAATCCGGAAGATAGGCCAAGTATGCTAGCTGCAGTTCTGATGTTGAGTGGTGAAAGTGCATTGCCTCAACCTCAAAAACCTGGTTTTTATAGTGAAAGGGATCTAGATGACAACAATGTTGATCCTTGTGCAAACGAGGTTACATTTTCAGCTAATGAAGTCAGTTTTTCACTACTCGAGGCTCGATAG
- the LOC126584637 gene encoding G-type lectin S-receptor-like serine/threonine-protein kinase At4g27290 isoform X1, which produces MNLMENPLKASTKMCLLLFYSSLLLIIAAVFSAADDATSTFQSIADGETIVSDGGTFELGFFSPGALKNRYVGIWYKKISVTTIVWVANRDTPLTDSSGVLKVTNPGLLVLLSHNMSTVWSSNTSRTAQNPVARLLDSGNLVVIDGSDVDPENYMWQSFDYPGDTFLPGAKLGRNTVTGFNWHFSSWKSPQDPSHGNYTYQLGPKGYAEKFVREGSVIKFRSGPWTGVHFQFSGTPQLNTNPIYTYSLVSEPDEIYYSYKLHNNSILSRVVLTSDGIVRRYTWIDRTKGWLLQLIAQIDNCDNYALCGVYGACNIEKAPVCSCLKGFKPKYPKEWDLVDWSNGCVRNAPLNCSGDVFIQYSGIKLPSTEQSWHNRSMNLKECEMVCTKNCSCTAYTNLDIRDGGSGCLMWYGDLIDIRYFAENGQDIYIRMAASELDHEDDTKINAQYSESNVKKMRIIVTSIVLSTGLLILGLALLYVWKKKCKKDGKLRSNQKEDLELPLFDLSDVVCATSDFSNHNKLGEGGFGSVFKGTLKDGQEIAVKRLSKHSRQGLNEFKNEVTHIAKLQHRNLVKLLGCCIQEDEMMLIYEFMPNKSLDFFIFDQRKSILLDWPKRFDIINGIARGLLYLHQDSRLRVIHRDLKAGNILLDGEFNAKISDFGLARSFGGNETTAKTKKVVGTYGYMSPEYAIDGCYSIKSDVYSFGVMVLEIVNGKRNRGFSHPGHNFNLLGHAWNLYTEGMSIELLDTSVGDSSNQHEVLRLIHVGLLCVQRNPEDRPSMLAAVLMLSGESALPQPQKPGFYSERDLDDNNVDPCANEVTFSANEVSFSLLEAR; this is translated from the exons ATGAATTTAATGGAAAATCCATTGAAAGCTTCAACTAAGATGTGCTTGCTTCTTTTCTACTCTTCTTTGCTGCTCATCATCGCAGCGGTATTCTCCGCAGCCGATGACGCCACAAGCACATTTCAGTCCATTGCAGATGGTGAGACCATAGTCTCAGATGGTGGCACCTTTGAGCTTGGTTTTTTCAGTCCCGGTGCTTTGAAAAACCGCTACGTTGGGATATGGTACAAGAAGATATCTGTTACAACCATTGTATGGGTTGCCAACAGAGACACACCCCTCACCGATTCATCCGGCGTTCTGAAGGTCACCAACCCCGGACTTCTTGTCCTTCTCAGTCACAATATGAGCACAGTTTGGTCCTCCAACACATCGAGAACTGCACAGAATCCAGTGGCACGTCTTTTGGATTCGGGTAATCTTGTCGTCATAGATGGGAGTGATGTTGACCCTGAGAATTATATGTGGCAAAGTTTTGACTACCCTGGCGATACATTCTTACCAGGTGCAAAGCTTGGTAGGAATACAGTTACAGGCTTCAATTGGCATTTTAGTTCATGGAAAAGTCCTCAGGATCCTTCTCATGGAAATTATACATATCAACTTGGTCCCAAAGGATATGCAGAAAAATTTGTGAGGGAAGGTTCAGTCATAAAATTTCGGTCTGGACCATGGACTGGAGTCCATTTCCAGTTCAGTGGAACGCCTCAGTTAAATACAAACCCCATATACACATACAGTCTTGTTTCTGAGCCTGATGAAATTTACTATAGTTACAAGCTTCACAACAACTCTATCCTTTCGAGGGTGGTGTTAACTTCAGATGGAATTGTGCGGCGCTACACATGGATTGATAGAACCAAAGGTTGGCTGCTTCAACTAATAGCACAAATTGATAACTGTGACAACTATGCATTATGTGGTGTATATGGTGCATGTAACATTGAAAAGGCCCCGGTATGTAGCTGCTTGAAAGGATTTAAACCAAAGTATCCTAAAGAATGGGATTTGGTGGATTGGTCTAATGGCTGTGTGAGAAATGCTCCGCTGAATTGCAGTGGAGACGTGTTCATACAGTACTCGGGGATCAAATTGCCTAGCACAGAACAGTCCTGGCATAACAGAAGCATGAACCTCAAGGAATGTGAGATGGTGTGCACAAAGAACTGCTCCTGCACAGCTTATACAAATTTGGATATCCGGGATGGAGGAAGCGGGTGCTTGATGTGGTACGGTGATCTGATTGACATAAGATACTTTGCTGAAAACGGGCAAGACATTTATATAAGAATGGCCGCTTCAGAACTAG ATCATGAAGACGATACAAAGATCAACGCTCAATACTCTGAATCCAATGTGAAGAAAATGAGGATCATAGTAACCAGTATCGTGTTGTCTACTGGACTGCTGATCCTGGGCCTTGCCCTGCTCTATGTTTGGAAGAAGAAGTGTAAAAAAGATG GAAAACTGAGGTCCAACcaaaaggaagacctagagttACCATTATTTGACTTAAGTGATGTCGTTTGTGCTactagtgatttttcaaaccacaATAAGCTTGGAGAAGGTGGTTTCGGATCTGTCTTTAAG GGTACATTGAAAGATGGACAAGAAATAGCTGTGAAAAGGCTCTCCAAACATTCGAGACAAGGACTCAATGAGTTCAAGAATGAGGTTACACATATTGCCAAACTTCAGCACCGGAATCTAGTGAAGCTTCTAGGATGCTGCATTCAAGAAGACGAGATGATGCTGATCTACGAGTTCATGCCTAATAAAAGCTTAGACTTCTTTATTTTCG ATCAAAGAAAAAGCATCTTACTAGATTGGCCTAAGCGTTTTGACATTATTAATGGGATTGCTCGGGGGCTCctctatcttcatcaagattctAGATTGAGAGTAATTCATCGAGATCTCAAAGCCGGTAACATTCTATTGGATGGTGAGTTTAATGCAAAAATTTCAGACTTTGGCCTGGCAAGAAGTTTTGGAGGAAATGAAACTACGGCTAAGACGAAGAAAGTGGTTGGAACATA TGGTTACATGTCCCCAGAATACGCCATCGATGGGTGCTACTCGATAAAATCCGACGTCTATAGCTTTGGTGTTATGGTGCTCGAGATAGTGAATGGGAAGAGGAACAGAGGATTTTCTCATCCAGGCCACAACTTCAACCTGCTAGGACAT GCATGGAATTTATACACAGAAGGCATGTCTATTGAACTGCTTGATACATCAGTAGGAGACTCTAGTAATCAACATGAAGTTCTGCGATTAATCCATGTGGGTCTTTTATGTGTGCAACGAAATCCGGAAGATAGGCCAAGTATGCTAGCTGCAGTTCTGATGTTGAGTGGTGAAAGTGCATTGCCTCAACCTCAAAAACCTGGTTTTTATAGTGAAAGGGATCTAGATGACAACAATGTTGATCCTTGTGCAAACGAGGTTACATTTTCAGCTAATGAAGTCAGTTTTTCACTACTCGAGGCTCGATAG
- the LOC126584637 gene encoding G-type lectin S-receptor-like serine/threonine-protein kinase At4g27290 isoform X3, translated as MTADDATSTFQSIADGETIVSDGGTFELGFFSPGALKNRYVGIWYKKISVTTIVWVANRDTPLTDSSGVLKVTNPGLLVLLSHNMSTVWSSNTSRTAQNPVARLLDSGNLVVIDGSDVDPENYMWQSFDYPGDTFLPGAKLGRNTVTGFNWHFSSWKSPQDPSHGNYTYQLGPKGYAEKFVREGSVIKFRSGPWTGVHFQFSGTPQLNTNPIYTYSLVSEPDEIYYSYKLHNNSILSRVVLTSDGIVRRYTWIDRTKGWLLQLIAQIDNCDNYALCGVYGACNIEKAPVCSCLKGFKPKYPKEWDLVDWSNGCVRNAPLNCSGDVFIQYSGIKLPSTEQSWHNRSMNLKECEMVCTKNCSCTAYTNLDIRDGGSGCLMWYGDLIDIRYFAENGQDIYIRMAASELDHEDDTKINAQYSESNVKKMRIIVTSIVLSTGLLILGLALLYVWKKKCKKDGKLRSNQKEDLELPLFDLSDVVCATSDFSNHNKLGEGGFGSVFKGTLKDGQEIAVKRLSKHSRQGLNEFKNEVTHIAKLQHRNLVKLLGCCIQEDEMMLIYEFMPNKSLDFFIFDQRKSILLDWPKRFDIINGIARGLLYLHQDSRLRVIHRDLKAGNILLDGEFNAKISDFGLARSFGGNETTAKTKKVVGTYGYMSPEYAIDGCYSIKSDVYSFGVMVLEIVNGKRNRGFSHPGHNFNLLGHAWNLYTEGMSIELLDTSVGDSSNQHEVLRLIHVGLLCVQRNPEDRPSMLAAVLMLSGESALPQPQKPGFYSERDLDDNNVDPCANEVTFSANEVSFSLLEAR; from the exons ATGACAG CCGATGACGCCACAAGCACATTTCAGTCCATTGCAGATGGTGAGACCATAGTCTCAGATGGTGGCACCTTTGAGCTTGGTTTTTTCAGTCCCGGTGCTTTGAAAAACCGCTACGTTGGGATATGGTACAAGAAGATATCTGTTACAACCATTGTATGGGTTGCCAACAGAGACACACCCCTCACCGATTCATCCGGCGTTCTGAAGGTCACCAACCCCGGACTTCTTGTCCTTCTCAGTCACAATATGAGCACAGTTTGGTCCTCCAACACATCGAGAACTGCACAGAATCCAGTGGCACGTCTTTTGGATTCGGGTAATCTTGTCGTCATAGATGGGAGTGATGTTGACCCTGAGAATTATATGTGGCAAAGTTTTGACTACCCTGGCGATACATTCTTACCAGGTGCAAAGCTTGGTAGGAATACAGTTACAGGCTTCAATTGGCATTTTAGTTCATGGAAAAGTCCTCAGGATCCTTCTCATGGAAATTATACATATCAACTTGGTCCCAAAGGATATGCAGAAAAATTTGTGAGGGAAGGTTCAGTCATAAAATTTCGGTCTGGACCATGGACTGGAGTCCATTTCCAGTTCAGTGGAACGCCTCAGTTAAATACAAACCCCATATACACATACAGTCTTGTTTCTGAGCCTGATGAAATTTACTATAGTTACAAGCTTCACAACAACTCTATCCTTTCGAGGGTGGTGTTAACTTCAGATGGAATTGTGCGGCGCTACACATGGATTGATAGAACCAAAGGTTGGCTGCTTCAACTAATAGCACAAATTGATAACTGTGACAACTATGCATTATGTGGTGTATATGGTGCATGTAACATTGAAAAGGCCCCGGTATGTAGCTGCTTGAAAGGATTTAAACCAAAGTATCCTAAAGAATGGGATTTGGTGGATTGGTCTAATGGCTGTGTGAGAAATGCTCCGCTGAATTGCAGTGGAGACGTGTTCATACAGTACTCGGGGATCAAATTGCCTAGCACAGAACAGTCCTGGCATAACAGAAGCATGAACCTCAAGGAATGTGAGATGGTGTGCACAAAGAACTGCTCCTGCACAGCTTATACAAATTTGGATATCCGGGATGGAGGAAGCGGGTGCTTGATGTGGTACGGTGATCTGATTGACATAAGATACTTTGCTGAAAACGGGCAAGACATTTATATAAGAATGGCCGCTTCAGAACTAG ATCATGAAGACGATACAAAGATCAACGCTCAATACTCTGAATCCAATGTGAAGAAAATGAGGATCATAGTAACCAGTATCGTGTTGTCTACTGGACTGCTGATCCTGGGCCTTGCCCTGCTCTATGTTTGGAAGAAGAAGTGTAAAAAAGATG GAAAACTGAGGTCCAACcaaaaggaagacctagagttACCATTATTTGACTTAAGTGATGTCGTTTGTGCTactagtgatttttcaaaccacaATAAGCTTGGAGAAGGTGGTTTCGGATCTGTCTTTAAG GGTACATTGAAAGATGGACAAGAAATAGCTGTGAAAAGGCTCTCCAAACATTCGAGACAAGGACTCAATGAGTTCAAGAATGAGGTTACACATATTGCCAAACTTCAGCACCGGAATCTAGTGAAGCTTCTAGGATGCTGCATTCAAGAAGACGAGATGATGCTGATCTACGAGTTCATGCCTAATAAAAGCTTAGACTTCTTTATTTTCG ATCAAAGAAAAAGCATCTTACTAGATTGGCCTAAGCGTTTTGACATTATTAATGGGATTGCTCGGGGGCTCctctatcttcatcaagattctAGATTGAGAGTAATTCATCGAGATCTCAAAGCCGGTAACATTCTATTGGATGGTGAGTTTAATGCAAAAATTTCAGACTTTGGCCTGGCAAGAAGTTTTGGAGGAAATGAAACTACGGCTAAGACGAAGAAAGTGGTTGGAACATA TGGTTACATGTCCCCAGAATACGCCATCGATGGGTGCTACTCGATAAAATCCGACGTCTATAGCTTTGGTGTTATGGTGCTCGAGATAGTGAATGGGAAGAGGAACAGAGGATTTTCTCATCCAGGCCACAACTTCAACCTGCTAGGACAT GCATGGAATTTATACACAGAAGGCATGTCTATTGAACTGCTTGATACATCAGTAGGAGACTCTAGTAATCAACATGAAGTTCTGCGATTAATCCATGTGGGTCTTTTATGTGTGCAACGAAATCCGGAAGATAGGCCAAGTATGCTAGCTGCAGTTCTGATGTTGAGTGGTGAAAGTGCATTGCCTCAACCTCAAAAACCTGGTTTTTATAGTGAAAGGGATCTAGATGACAACAATGTTGATCCTTGTGCAAACGAGGTTACATTTTCAGCTAATGAAGTCAGTTTTTCACTACTCGAGGCTCGATAG
- the LOC126584641 gene encoding probable BOI-related E3 ubiquitin-protein ligase 3 has translation MAVEARHLNLFPSQLIPNREIMNQIQGNSNLYNTQIGYGVPLSTGGLAGEALLPTYNSVIADSIMPPKTSAMKSDSGLTYNVPITLPRKRSRDSIGNGISPSFSHPTPPLTNYKNCGAFSFLGEDISLHVQQQQFDVDRLISQHMEKVRLEVEEKRNRQARRIIEAIEVGVVKRLRAKEEEIHKIGKLNWALEERVKSLCMENQIWRDLAQTNEATANALRTNLEQVLAHQAKDDENNQNDANAAALMDDAQSCCGSSGGDEGRNDGVVGLDGWRTVKGTTSTNGTEGPGGEEGTSGGCRSSTSRWCRSCGTEEACVLLLPCRHLCLCTVCGSSLHTCPICKSTKNASVHVNMS, from the exons ATGGCTGTTGAAGCCCGGCATCTCAATCTTTTCCCTTCCCAACTCATACCCAACAG GGAAATAATGAACCAGATTCAAGGGAACTCGAATCTTTACAATACTCAGATTGGGTACGGAGTGCCGTTATCCACCGGAGGACTGGCGGGGGAGGCTCTGCTGCCGACGTACAACTCCGTGATCGCCGATTCGATAATGCCGCCGAAGACTTCCGCCATGAAATCCGACAGCGGCCTCACCTACAACGTTCCGATCACTCTCCCGAGAAAGCGGTCCAGAGACTCGATTGGCAACGGCATCAGCCCTTCGTTTTCGCACCCGACTCCACCCTTAACCAACTACAAGAACTGCGGGGCTTTCTCTTTTCTCGGCGAGGACATATCTCTGCACGTGCAGCAGCAGCAGTTCGACGTCGACCGTCTCATTTCCCAACAC ATGGAGAAGGTGAGATTGGAGGTCGAGGAGAAGAGGAATCGGCAGGCGCGGCGGATAATAGAGGCCATTGAGGTGGGGGTGGTGAAGCGGCTGAgggcaaaagaagaagaaattcatAAAATTGGGAAGCTGAACTGGGCGCTGGAAGAGCGGGTCAAGTCGTTGTGCATGGAGAATCAAATATGGCGCGACCTCGCTCAGACCAACGAGGCCACCGCCAATGCCCTCCGCACCAACCTCGAGCAGGTCCTGGCACACCAGGCCAAGGACGACGAAAACAACCAAAACGACGCCAACGCCGCCGCGCTCATGGACGACGCCCAGTCATGCTGCGGAAGCAGCGGAGGCGACGAAGGCCGAAACGACGGAGTCGTGGGGTTAGATGGGTGGCGCACGGTTAAGGGTACTACTAGTACAAATGGTACGGAGGGTCCTGGCGGGGAGGAAGGTACAAGCGGGGGATGCAGGTCGAGTACAAGTAGGTGGTGCAGGAGTTGCGGGACGGAGGAGGCCTGCGTGTTGCTTTTGCCTTGTAGGCACCTTTGTTTGTGTACGGTGTGCGGATCATCGCTGCACACTTGCCCCATCTGTAAATCCACCAAGAACGCTAGTGTGCATGTTAACATGTCTTAG